The genomic stretch CAGATGAAGAAAAGATTATTCTTTTTAAAACTGTTGATAAGCAATGGATTATTCAAAATGAAAATCAGCCTCGTTCAGTAAAAACAATAAAATGTTTTTAACCAAGCCAAGCATCTTTTTCTTAAAAACCCATGCTGGTTAAATGTAGAAACCTGACTTTTCAACATCTGAACAGCACACCTGGGACCGGGCTAGGCCAGATTTTACTTATGTAGAGAAACCATGCAGAAAAGAGACTACAAAAAAGAACTGAAGCATCTGTACAGACCATCAGCAAAGAAGGTTGTTCTGGTTGATGTCCCGAAAATGAACTTTCTGATGATCGACGGACAGGGTGATCCCAACAGCTCACAAACCTTTCAGGATGCCGTCGCCGCCTTATATCCGCTTGCCTATACCTTAAAATTCATGGTCAAAAAAGGCGAGATAGGCTTTGATTACGGCGTACTGCCTCTGGAGGGGCTGTGGTGGTCGGATGACATGACCTCGTTCAGCGTGGAAAAGAAAGAAGACTGGCAATGGACGCTCATGATCATGCAGCCGGAGTATATTACCGAGGAAATGGTGGGCCTAGCCAAGGAAGAGGTGGACCGCAAAAAGAATCCCCCAGCCCTACCCCTGGTACGATTCGCCTCTTTCCGGGAAGGAAGAGCCGCCCAAACCCTGCATGTCGGCCCGTTTACAGAAGAAGGCCCCACCGTGGCAAAGGTTCACCACTTTATCGAGGAAACGGGTGAGCAACGAACCGGCAGGCATCATGAAATTTATCTCAGCGATATCCGTAGAGCCGCGCCTGCAAATTGGAAAACCGTTATCAGACAGCCATGCTGTCAAGCGGCATGAAGTCCGGGCTCCACTTTAACTGATATAGTTTTTCCAGCTGCACGATAAATCGTCCAGCACCTCCCCAGACAATATGTCTTAGAAAGATTATAAGCCAATACAACATAATAAGAAAAAGGGTTTCACTTTTCCAGCACCTCCCCCTATAATAACAAGAAGTACTACAAAGGAGGAGGTACTATGTTAGCAAAAAAAATCATCATCGGAACTGTTCTTTTCAGCTCTTTAATATTGAGCAGCCAAGGCCTTGCCGGTTGGAAACAATCAGCAATTGCCTATTGGGGAGCATCAGGAACAGCCTCCTGTCATAACTATAAAAACATACCCATCTGGGTAGGCATGAGCTATACACACCATAATGACGCCCTAAAAGAACTCTGGGGCAAGGCTGTTACCGCCTGTCACGACAAAGGGGGCTTATATGATGTCTCTGGGGCAGCATATTCCCATCAAGGGCCTTATTGGTAAGGATTACCTAACCCGGACAAGCCGGAACCAAAAAGGTGGCAAAACATTAGCTCATGATTAAATTTTATCCGAGAAAGTAAAATTCACTTGGAGGTTTAATCATGTCCCTTGTAGAACGATATAACCAGCAAATTTCCGGTGTTTATTCATGCTTTGATCGAGTTGTTATCAATGGCACATTGCCTGGATTTTGTTATGCAGAGGGAATGACAAGTTACCTCTACGCAAATAATATAAGAATTTTTGATTACACCAAATTTACAGAGCCGCTTCGTAATGAGATTAGATCCAATGCAGAATATATTGCCAATAAAAACAAATTGAGCATTGATTTCATTCGAAAAAATAACTTTCGGAAAGAACAACGAGTACGTGATATTATAACTGAACGAGGCCGTCATCCAGGGGTTGTACATATTTTTTCAGCCATGGAACCATGTGCCTCTTACAGGCCGTGGCATGACAAAAAAACACATAAAACTTTTCTGAAGTTTACTCAGGGTAAATGTCTGCACTATTATTTTTACCTGATTGATGAAGACCTTGGCCTTTGTTATGTCAGGGTGCCGACTTGGTGTCCTTTTCGGTTACAAATATATTTTAATGGTCACAATTATCTTGCATCAGCACTTGAAAAGCACTCAGTTAAACATTCTCAAGTTGATAATATGTTTATCAATTTAGAATCGTTTGAATATGCGCAAGAAATAAATAATCAACTGACTGTAGATGTTATTCATGAGAAGCTGAACATATTCGCGGATAAATTTTGTCCTGTTATAAAAAAACTTGAGCAGCATTATCACTGGAGCATTATGCAGGCCGAATATGCCACCGATATAGTTTTCAAAAGACAGCAGGATTTAAAACATATATACGATAATCTGATAAGGACGGCAATTCATACGGTAAAACCGGACAATATAGCGACATTTTTCGGAAAAAAGTTACACGGTAATTATCAGGGGCAAATGGGCAACAATTTCAACACCAGAATTGAAGGTACCAGAGTAAAACATTCAATGGGTCCTGTTTCTGTTAAAATGTATGACAAGCATGGTTTAGTCCTCCGTATTGAAACTACGGTTAATGATGTTTCCTTTTTTAAACACTACCGCAAGGTAGAACATCGAGATGGTACAGAATCTCAAAAATTGGCTCCTATGAAGAAAGGGATTTACAGCTTATCCCCATTACGAGATTTAATGTGTGCCGCTAACCAACGATACCTACAGTTTATATCAGCCATAGACGACAGGAAAGTCGGCGTGAAAAATTTAAATAAACTCACAAAAAGGATAGTGAATAATGATCGTCCCTATAAAGGGTTCAGCTTTTTCTCAGATGATGACCAAAAATTGTTTGAGATTATAGCCAGAGGCGAATTCACCATCAGCGGATTCCAAAATAAAAATATCCGTCAGTATTGGGATGGCAAAAACTCAGGCCAAATATCTCGCCTTTTTAAACGGCTTCATGTGCATGGGCTGATAAAAAAATTGCTCACACATACAAATATTATCTTTCAAAGTTTGGACAGCAAGTTATAACCATGGGGCTGAAACTTAAAGAAATGGTAATTATCCCGAGCCTTGCTGCACGGGCTTTGTAGAAAAGTCTTGCCATAAAAAACACGAAAATAATAATTAAGATACTAAATAAAAAGCGTACAAAAAGGGTCGTTAGCAGAGCTTCTGCTGGCGACTTTTTTTATGACGAGGAAGTGTGGAGCATAACAACACGCGCTTCTTTCGTAAAAAGAAACATCTTACCCCCTTCTTTTAGAGTTCTTTTCTTGAGCTGCTGTGGTTATCCTGCTATGCTTGAACAGAAACGGCAATCAGCCGCTTTTTGCTTCTATCGACGGACAACCAACAACAAAGAAAGGAGATGCACATGAAACGACGGATTATATACACCGGGATACTCGCCCTGCTTGTGGGTATGGCAAGTCAGGCCCAGGCCCAGGCCCCGGTTTCTCGGCTCGGTATCCACGGAGCCTATTCAACCGGCGGTAATGTTGAAGAACCTGAAATAGGATTCGGCGGGCAGCTGGAGTTCCCTATCAACCCGATACTTTCCGTTGAACTCTCTGTGACAAAATTCAGTGATGAAATAGAAAGCGTTAACGCCACTATTGACCAGGACCTGACCTCAATCGGCCTTTCTGCTATCTTCAGAGGACCGTTAGGACCACAACTGGATGGCTACATGCTTTTCGGAGCAAACTACAACACCATTGATACGGATATCAGTTTCAACAATCCAGCCGGTTCCAGTGCGATGAATTCTAATATGGAGCTGGACGACGAGGTTGGGTTCCACATCGGCGCTGGCTTAAACTTTGTGATTTCCTACAACATGGAGCTCTTTACTGAATATCGCTATACCTTCTTGGAAACAGACAACGAAACAGCACTGCCCGGTTCAGAAGAAGAATACCAATACGACTTCGGACTGGTTAAAATGGGTCTGAATTTTCTTTTTTAATCAAAAGGAAATCGATACAAGACTGTAGGGACACGGCACGCCGTGTCCCTACGGAGCAACCCCTGTAGGCAGAAAGCAGGGATAAAGGGATAATAAAGTATTTTAAACCTCTTCTCTTATCGTTTCACACGGGCCTTGCGGTAGCTGAGAATAATTATCAGGCAGAAAATAAGGCCGAGCATGGTGGCAATTTTACCGTTAAACACCGGTCCGGCGGAGGTGCTGCGCAGCTGCCAGGTGATAACCATAGCCGCCCCGGTTACCATACCAAAGGTGGTGATTCCGGCATCAACATCCCCCTCCCCCGCTTTAATAACCTGCCTGAACGGGCAGCCATCAACAATAACCGCTGCAAGCCCAACCAGAACCATAGCCAGAAAACTCCAGAGATGACTATGATGGGCACCGGGCTGGGCCTCCATACCTAGATTGAACTGACCGCTGACCAAGGACACCATCAAGGCAGAGACAAAGATGGCAACCACGCCGCTGAACAGCGTCTTTTCCCGAAACAGGAAAAAGTTACGGATTCCACCGGTGATGCAAAGCCCGGAACGCTGGGCAAGTCCACCGATCAGCAGGCCAACAGCCAAAGAAATCCATAAGGGCGCATGCTGGGCAGCTGGACCTGAAAAGCCTTGGCGAATAAATGCGGGCTTCAGAAAAAGAAAGATCAGCAAGAGGAAACCAATACCGGGCAGAATATATCCGTTAATGGTCGGCAGATTCTGAGCACGATCCAGCACAGATCCTGCCCTGATATATTTTCCACCCAGCCAAATCCCGAAGAGCATGCCGAGCAGGGCCGCAACAGCGGTCAGGTCTCCGGCTCCCAGGCGCAGGATCATCTTGATCGGGCAGCCAATAAAAACCCCGCAGCCCACAATCATGAAAAATCCGAGCAGAAAGCGAATGAGCGGAGACGAACCCCCGGTCACCCGAAAACGGCGACTCTGCTTAGCCATAAAAAAAGCGCCCAGGAGAAAACCAACCAACTCCGGACGGATATAGCTCATACGGAGATCACCCTGAAGCTGGAGTGCTCCAGCAAGGTTTTCCAAAAAACATGAAATACAGATGCCAGAGTTCACAGGATTGCCGACAAGGGTCAGCAACACAGCCCCGGCTCCGAGCACTACACCTGTTACAATTGAAATATCTGGTAATTTTAAGCGACTCACTTATTCACACCCACCTGCTACTCTTCGTTGTAAATAGAGAAGCTCATCAAGAGCCTTTTTTATCTCTTTATCCTTTGGCCGTAATCTCTTTTCCCGAACAAGCTTTTCTTTTGATGCTGTCAGGTCATCCATTATTATTTTTCCGACAAAAAGAGGGGTCTTCTTATCAATAAAATCAGGTTCGCTCTCCACGGCCTGGCGATAGCTGGAAATGGCGTCCACCATTTTGCCAGTATTATACTGCAACCGTGCCTGATAGATCAACGAGCGCGTATTATCAGGATGCTCCTCCTGTACCTTTTGCAGGGCATCCAGGGCAGCAGCATATTGTTTATGAACGAATAAATCATCCACTTCCTGGTAGATCTTTTCATCCCGCTCTAATCTCTGCCGGTACATTTCTTCGGCCTGCTCTTTCCTGCTGACGACTGTCCCCTCATCTTGGTGCGCAGCTATTCCTTGCTGGATCAACATCACCGTAGTGATGACAATCAGCAGGGTCAGGCTGACCGTGGTGAAGCTGTCCAAAAAGCTGCCGAAGAGTTTATCTCTTATATTCATGACTGTCGATTGCGTAAAAAAATCCGATCGGGCTCCCGACTGAGCAGGAACCCGACCGGATGCTTAACTGCCGGTATCGGTTAACAGGTATAGCTCCTTGAGCCTAAA from Candidatus Electrothrix communis encodes the following:
- a CDS encoding porin family protein translates to MKRRIIYTGILALLVGMASQAQAQAPVSRLGIHGAYSTGGNVEEPEIGFGGQLEFPINPILSVELSVTKFSDEIESVNATIDQDLTSIGLSAIFRGPLGPQLDGYMLFGANYNTIDTDISFNNPAGSSAMNSNMELDDEVGFHIGAGLNFVISYNMELFTEYRYTFLETDNETALPGSEEEYQYDFGLVKMGLNFLF
- a CDS encoding tetratricopeptide repeat protein — encoded protein: MNIRDKLFGSFLDSFTTVSLTLLIVITTVMLIQQGIAAHQDEGTVVSRKEQAEEMYRQRLERDEKIYQEVDDLFVHKQYAAALDALQKVQEEHPDNTRSLIYQARLQYNTGKMVDAISSYRQAVESEPDFIDKKTPLFVGKIIMDDLTASKEKLVREKRLRPKDKEIKKALDELLYLQRRVAGGCE
- a CDS encoding GyrI-like domain-containing protein; amino-acid sequence: MQKRDYKKELKHLYRPSAKKVVLVDVPKMNFLMIDGQGDPNSSQTFQDAVAALYPLAYTLKFMVKKGEIGFDYGVLPLEGLWWSDDMTSFSVEKKEDWQWTLMIMQPEYITEEMVGLAKEEVDRKKNPPALPLVRFASFREGRAAQTLHVGPFTEEGPTVAKVHHFIEETGEQRTGRHHEIYLSDIRRAAPANWKTVIRQPCCQAA
- the yedE gene encoding YedE family putative selenium transporter, with product MSRLKLPDISIVTGVVLGAGAVLLTLVGNPVNSGICISCFLENLAGALQLQGDLRMSYIRPELVGFLLGAFFMAKQSRRFRVTGGSSPLIRFLLGFFMIVGCGVFIGCPIKMILRLGAGDLTAVAALLGMLFGIWLGGKYIRAGSVLDRAQNLPTINGYILPGIGFLLLIFLFLKPAFIRQGFSGPAAQHAPLWISLAVGLLIGGLAQRSGLCITGGIRNFFLFREKTLFSGVVAIFVSALMVSLVSGQFNLGMEAQPGAHHSHLWSFLAMVLVGLAAVIVDGCPFRQVIKAGEGDVDAGITTFGMVTGAAMVITWQLRSTSAGPVFNGKIATMLGLIFCLIIILSYRKARVKR